Proteins encoded in a region of the Streptomyces liliiviolaceus genome:
- the solA gene encoding N-methyl-L-tryptophan oxidase — protein MSPTYDVVVIGLGGMGSAAAHHLSSRGVRVLGLEKFGPVHNRGSSHGGSRITRQSYFEDPAYVPLLLRAYELYEDVERATGRDIATLCGGVMIGRPDSLTVSGSLRSAVQWDLPHEMLDAAGIRRRFPTLAPQDDEVGLFEEKAGLVRPENMVAAHLQLATRQGADLHFDEPMTRWEPYRDGVRVHTAENTYTAGHLVICPGAWAPRLLTDLGVPFTIERQVMYWFQPLGGVRPFLPENHPIYIWEDADDVQVYGFPSIDGPELGAKVAFFRKGQLCTPETIDRTVHEDEIRAMADHMARCIPDLPGTFLKAATCMYSNTPDEHFVIARHPAHPESVTVACGFSGHGFKFVPVVGEILADLALTGTTGHPIGLFDPHRLAAAPA, from the coding sequence GTGTCCCCCACCTACGACGTCGTCGTCATCGGTCTCGGCGGTATGGGCAGTGCCGCCGCTCATCATCTGTCCTCTCGTGGTGTGCGGGTGCTCGGGCTTGAGAAGTTCGGGCCCGTGCACAACCGCGGTTCCAGCCACGGGGGTTCGCGGATCACCCGGCAGTCCTATTTCGAGGACCCGGCGTACGTGCCCTTGCTGCTGCGCGCCTACGAGTTGTACGAGGACGTGGAGCGGGCCACCGGGCGGGACATCGCCACCCTGTGCGGCGGTGTGATGATCGGCCGGCCCGATTCGCTGACCGTCTCCGGTTCGCTGCGCTCGGCGGTCCAGTGGGACCTGCCCCACGAGATGCTCGACGCGGCCGGGATCCGCCGCCGTTTCCCCACCCTCGCCCCGCAGGACGACGAGGTCGGGCTCTTCGAGGAGAAGGCCGGCCTGGTCCGCCCCGAGAACATGGTCGCGGCCCATCTGCAGCTCGCCACCCGGCAGGGCGCCGACCTGCACTTCGACGAGCCGATGACCCGCTGGGAGCCGTACCGGGACGGCGTACGCGTGCACACCGCCGAGAACACGTACACGGCGGGCCACTTGGTGATCTGCCCAGGCGCCTGGGCGCCGCGGCTGCTCACCGACCTCGGGGTGCCGTTCACCATCGAACGGCAGGTCATGTACTGGTTCCAGCCCCTGGGCGGGGTCCGGCCGTTCCTGCCCGAGAACCACCCGATCTACATCTGGGAGGACGCGGACGACGTGCAGGTGTACGGCTTCCCGTCCATCGACGGGCCGGAGCTGGGCGCCAAGGTCGCGTTCTTCCGCAAGGGGCAGCTCTGCACCCCGGAGACCATCGACCGCACGGTCCACGAGGACGAGATCCGGGCGATGGCGGACCACATGGCCCGCTGCATCCCCGATCTGCCCGGCACCTTCCTCAAGGCCGCCACCTGCATGTACTCCAACACCCCGGACGAGCACTTCGTCATCGCCCGGCATCCCGCGCATCCCGAGTCCGTGACCGTGGCCTGCGGTTTCTCCGGCCATGGCTTCAAGTTCGTGCCGGTCGTCGGCGAGATCCTCGCCGATCTGGCCCTGACAGGGACCACCGGCCACCCGATCGGCCTGTTCGACCCCCACCGCCTCGCCGCCGCGCCCGCCTGA
- a CDS encoding aromatic ring-hydroxylating oxygenase subunit alpha, with amino-acid sequence MSTTPVTHAPAQPSPSLISTLPGHYYTDPEIFRQEQEHLFESMWFCAVRGADLAKPGAFRTVQVGRESVLVTRSRTGELRAFLNICRHRGARLCTEEAGEVRRNLQCPYHAWTYGLDGKLIAAPNLVRMPDVDRTEYGLVTVALREWLGYAWVCLADEPPSFEETVMGAAVERLGNAAAIEHYGTENLALGKRITYDVRANWKLIVENFMECYHCATIHPELTEVLPEFADGYAAQYYVGHGAEFGDGVKGFTVDGSEGFGRLPEVAEDQDRRYYAITVKPTVFINLVPDHVILHRMFPLAEDRTIVECDWLYAPEVVGSGADVSRSVELFHRVNAQDFEACERTQPAMASRAYRRGGVLVPTEHHIGMFHEWLIGMLGGRDGGSLHRRHLDGRAGETHA; translated from the coding sequence GTGTCGACGACCCCCGTGACCCATGCCCCCGCCCAGCCGTCCCCGAGCCTGATCAGCACACTGCCGGGGCACTACTACACCGATCCGGAGATCTTCCGGCAGGAGCAGGAGCACCTCTTCGAGTCGATGTGGTTCTGCGCCGTCCGCGGCGCCGACCTGGCCAAACCGGGCGCGTTCCGCACGGTCCAGGTGGGCCGTGAGAGCGTCCTGGTCACCCGGTCCCGTACAGGTGAGCTGCGGGCCTTCCTCAATATCTGCCGGCACCGCGGGGCCCGGCTCTGCACCGAGGAGGCCGGCGAGGTCCGCCGCAACCTCCAGTGCCCGTACCACGCCTGGACGTACGGCCTGGACGGGAAGCTGATCGCGGCGCCGAACCTGGTGAGGATGCCGGACGTCGACCGCACGGAGTACGGCCTCGTCACCGTCGCGCTGCGGGAGTGGCTCGGGTACGCCTGGGTGTGCCTGGCCGACGAACCGCCGTCCTTCGAGGAGACGGTGATGGGCGCCGCCGTCGAACGGCTCGGCAACGCGGCGGCCATCGAGCACTACGGCACGGAGAACCTCGCCCTCGGCAAACGCATCACCTACGACGTGCGGGCGAACTGGAAACTGATCGTCGAGAACTTCATGGAGTGCTACCACTGCGCGACCATCCACCCCGAACTCACCGAGGTGCTGCCGGAGTTCGCGGACGGTTACGCCGCCCAGTACTACGTGGGCCACGGCGCCGAGTTCGGCGACGGGGTCAAGGGATTCACGGTCGACGGCAGCGAGGGATTCGGCAGGCTGCCCGAGGTCGCGGAGGACCAGGACCGCCGTTACTATGCGATAACGGTCAAACCCACCGTGTTCATCAATCTCGTCCCCGACCATGTCATCCTGCACCGCATGTTCCCCCTCGCCGAGGACCGGACGATCGTGGAGTGCGACTGGCTCTACGCCCCCGAGGTCGTCGGGTCGGGCGCCGACGTGTCGCGGTCCGTGGAGCTCTTCCACCGGGTCAACGCCCAGGACTTCGAGGCGTGCGAGCGAACGCAGCCCGCCATGGCGTCCCGCGCCTACCGCAGGGGCGGGGTGCTGGTGCCCACCGAGCACCACATCGGGATGTTCCACGAGTGGCTCATAGGCATGCTGGGAGGCAGGGATGGCGGATCTCTACATCGGCGGCACCTGGACGGGCGCGCGGGAGAAACGCACGCGTGA
- a CDS encoding aldehyde dehydrogenase family protein: MADLYIGGTWTGAREKRTREIRCPADGSLVAVVDEAGGEDTAEAIAAARRAFDEGPWPRTPANERGDLLLRVADLLARDKSALARAESLDTGKRLVESEYDIDDIENCFRYFGRLVASESGRVVETGTEGVDSRVVHEPVGVCALITPWNYPLLQTAWKVAPALAAGNTFVLKPSELTPHTAIHLMRLLEEAGLPAGVANLILGAGPEAGAPLGDHPDVDLVSFTGGLRTGRRLMAAAAGTVKKVALELGGKNPNIVFADADFETAVDMALTAVFLHSGQVCSAGARLLVEDSLHDRLVDEIVRRARQIRLGGPFDERAQTGPLISAAHRAKVEAYVAKGLEEGAVLRCGGERPAEPPHPDGFYYPPTVLDECSGGMSVVQEESFGPVLTVERFTDEAEAVRLANATIYGLAGGVFTSDEAKAQRVASALRIGTIWINDYHPYVPQAEWGGYKQSGFGRELGPAGLAEYRETKHIWRTTNPSPQGWFS; the protein is encoded by the coding sequence ATGGCGGATCTCTACATCGGCGGCACCTGGACGGGCGCGCGGGAGAAACGCACGCGTGAGATCCGCTGTCCGGCCGACGGATCGCTCGTGGCCGTCGTCGACGAGGCGGGCGGCGAGGACACCGCCGAAGCGATCGCCGCCGCGCGCCGCGCCTTCGACGAGGGCCCCTGGCCGCGGACCCCCGCGAACGAACGCGGCGATCTGCTGCTGCGCGTCGCCGACCTGCTCGCCCGCGACAAGAGCGCACTCGCCCGCGCGGAGTCCCTCGACACCGGCAAACGCCTGGTGGAGAGCGAGTACGACATCGACGACATCGAGAACTGCTTCCGCTACTTCGGACGGCTCGTCGCCAGTGAGTCCGGCCGGGTCGTGGAGACGGGGACGGAGGGCGTCGACAGCCGGGTCGTACACGAACCGGTCGGGGTGTGCGCGCTGATCACCCCCTGGAACTATCCGCTGCTCCAGACCGCGTGGAAGGTCGCCCCCGCGCTGGCCGCGGGCAACACCTTCGTCCTCAAGCCGAGCGAGCTGACCCCGCACACCGCGATCCATCTGATGCGGCTCCTGGAGGAGGCGGGGCTGCCCGCCGGGGTGGCGAACCTGATTCTCGGCGCCGGCCCGGAGGCGGGCGCTCCGCTGGGCGACCATCCGGACGTGGACCTCGTCTCGTTCACCGGCGGTCTGCGGACCGGACGCAGGCTCATGGCCGCGGCAGCCGGAACGGTGAAGAAGGTCGCCCTCGAACTGGGCGGCAAGAACCCGAACATCGTCTTCGCGGACGCCGACTTCGAGACGGCCGTCGACATGGCGCTGACGGCCGTCTTCCTGCATTCCGGGCAGGTCTGCTCGGCCGGGGCGCGACTGCTGGTCGAGGACTCCCTGCACGACCGTCTCGTCGACGAAATCGTCCGCAGGGCCCGGCAGATCAGGCTGGGCGGGCCGTTCGACGAGCGGGCGCAGACCGGGCCGCTGATCTCGGCGGCCCACCGGGCGAAGGTCGAGGCGTACGTGGCCAAGGGACTGGAGGAGGGGGCGGTCCTGCGCTGCGGAGGGGAGCGGCCGGCCGAGCCCCCGCATCCGGACGGCTTCTACTACCCGCCGACCGTCCTCGACGAGTGCTCCGGAGGTATGTCCGTGGTCCAGGAGGAGTCCTTCGGGCCGGTCCTGACCGTGGAGCGGTTCACCGACGAGGCGGAGGCGGTACGGCTGGCGAACGCCACGATCTACGGTCTGGCCGGCGGCGTCTTCACGTCCGACGAGGCGAAGGCGCAGCGCGTCGCGTCGGCGCTGCGCATCGGCACGATCTGGATCAACGACTACCACCCGTACGTCCCGCAGGCGGAGTGGGGAGGGTACAAACAGTCCGGGTTCGGGCGGGAACTCGGACCCGCCGGCCTCGCCGAGTACCGCGAGACCAAGCACATCTGGCGGACCACGAATCCCAGTCCACAGGGCTGGTTCTCATGA
- a CDS encoding APC family permease translates to MTTTEQPSEQPAGPHGHNDKHGHDDSELNEFGYKPELKRTLGNFHTFAAGISYISILTGTFQLFYFGYGSGGPAYWWSWPMVFIGQFMVALCFAELAARYPVAGSVYNWSKKIGNPHIGWLAGWTMLIASVVSIAAVALAYQLTLPQISSAFQFVGDGTGKYDVATNAVLLASVLIIFTTLVNALGVKLMARINTAGVFIELIATVVLIVLFAVHITRGPGVVLETNGTGAGQPGGYFGAFLVASLASAYVMYGFDTAASLGEESLDPSRNAPRAIIRAIVASFVLGGLVLLLALMSVSSLKGDRLSTDGLQYVVLNVLGEDAGKAMLWCVFIAVTVCALAVHTAAIRLAFAMARDNNLPASAKLAKVHPRFQTPILPAVIIGVLALAILVVNIRQPQIFTVVTSIGIILIYLAYLLVTGPMLVARLRGEWQPAGGGRFSLGRWGLPVNIVAVVWGTAMMINLIWPRAAVYNASAPYHWYLRWGAVLFVGIVMGGGFAYYWFVQRHRTGVLAEHQYKAADTPLPPSSPAATPTAD, encoded by the coding sequence ATGACCACCACCGAGCAACCATCGGAGCAACCAGCCGGTCCGCACGGTCATAACGACAAGCACGGCCACGACGACTCCGAACTCAACGAGTTCGGCTACAAGCCCGAGCTGAAGCGCACGCTCGGCAACTTCCACACCTTCGCCGCCGGTATCAGCTACATCTCGATCCTCACCGGCACCTTCCAGCTCTTCTACTTCGGCTACGGCAGCGGCGGGCCCGCCTACTGGTGGTCCTGGCCCATGGTGTTCATCGGCCAGTTCATGGTCGCGCTCTGTTTCGCGGAACTCGCCGCCCGCTATCCCGTGGCCGGTTCCGTCTACAACTGGTCCAAGAAGATAGGCAATCCGCACATAGGCTGGCTGGCCGGCTGGACCATGCTGATCGCCTCGGTCGTGTCGATCGCGGCCGTGGCCCTCGCCTACCAGCTGACGCTTCCGCAGATCTCCTCCGCCTTCCAGTTCGTGGGGGACGGCACGGGGAAGTACGACGTCGCCACCAACGCCGTGCTGCTGGCCTCCGTCCTGATCATCTTCACCACGCTGGTGAACGCCCTCGGTGTGAAGCTGATGGCCCGGATCAACACGGCCGGCGTCTTCATCGAGCTGATCGCGACCGTCGTCCTCATCGTGCTGTTCGCCGTGCACATCACCCGTGGTCCGGGGGTCGTGCTGGAGACGAACGGCACGGGCGCGGGCCAGCCCGGCGGCTACTTCGGCGCGTTCCTGGTCGCGTCGCTGGCGTCCGCGTACGTGATGTACGGCTTCGACACGGCCGCCTCGCTCGGCGAGGAGTCCCTCGACCCGTCGCGCAACGCGCCGCGCGCGATCATCCGTGCCATCGTCGCCTCGTTCGTCCTCGGCGGACTCGTCCTGCTGCTCGCGCTGATGAGCGTGTCCAGCCTGAAGGGCGACCGGCTCTCCACGGACGGCCTGCAGTACGTCGTCCTCAACGTGCTCGGTGAGGACGCGGGCAAGGCGATGCTGTGGTGCGTGTTCATCGCGGTCACCGTGTGCGCCCTGGCCGTGCACACCGCGGCCATCCGGCTGGCCTTCGCGATGGCGCGGGACAACAACCTGCCCGCCTCCGCCAAGCTGGCCAAGGTCCATCCGCGTTTCCAGACCCCGATCCTGCCCGCGGTGATCATCGGGGTTCTGGCCCTGGCGATCCTGGTGGTCAACATCCGCCAGCCGCAGATCTTCACCGTGGTCACCAGTATCGGCATCATCCTGATCTATCTGGCGTATCTGCTGGTCACCGGGCCCATGCTGGTGGCCAGGCTGCGCGGCGAGTGGCAGCCCGCCGGCGGCGGCCGGTTCTCGCTCGGCCGCTGGGGCCTGCCCGTCAACATCGTCGCCGTGGTGTGGGGCACGGCCATGATGATCAACCTGATCTGGCCGCGCGCCGCGGTCTACAACGCGTCCGCCCCGTACCACTGGTATCTGCGGTGGGGTGCCGTCCTGTTCGTCGGCATCGTGATGGGTGGCGGCTTCGCCTACTACTGGTTCGTGCAGCGGCACCGCACGGGGGTGCTCGCGGAGCACCAGTACAAGGCCGCCGACACCCCGCTGCCGCCCTCGTCCCCGGCGGCCACGCCCACGGCCGACTGA
- a CDS encoding GMC family oxidoreductase — protein sequence MREDEFDYVVVGGGTAGNVVAARLSEDPAVTVCVLEAGPSDVGDDAVMKLERWMGLLESGYDWDYPVEPQASGNSFMRHARARVLGGCSSHNSCIAFWAPAEDLDDWAAAGCTGWSAAELFPLYRRLENNDAPGEHHGRTGPVKLRTLKSDDPCGTALLEACAQEGIPTTPFNSGRTVVRGASWFQINSDENNIRQSSSVAYLHPILGKRPNLDVRTGVRAKRLVLDGRRCVGAEYLDPDLIHTRTVRARREVIVSCGSIDSAKLLMLSGIGPAGHLREVGVDVVVDAAGVGENLQDHPEGVIMWDSKQPMTTTSSQWWEAGIFYDTEPGLDRPDLMFHYGSVPFDMNTARWGYPTSENAFCLTPNVTRAKSRGTVRLRTRDYRDKPRVDPRYFTHEHDARVMTYGLKLARRIASQPALSGWAGAELAPGPDVRTDDELLDYIHKTHNTVYHPSCTVKMGAEGDASAPLDPRLRVKGVERLRVADGSVMPDLVSVNPCITTMMIGEKCADLLKEDAL from the coding sequence ATGCGGGAAGACGAGTTCGACTATGTCGTGGTGGGCGGGGGCACCGCGGGCAATGTGGTGGCGGCCCGGCTCTCCGAGGACCCGGCCGTCACGGTCTGCGTCCTGGAGGCCGGACCCAGTGACGTCGGCGACGACGCCGTCATGAAGCTGGAGCGCTGGATGGGACTGCTGGAGTCCGGCTACGACTGGGACTACCCGGTCGAACCGCAGGCCAGCGGCAACAGCTTCATGCGGCACGCCCGCGCCAGGGTGCTCGGCGGCTGCTCCTCGCACAACTCCTGTATCGCCTTCTGGGCACCGGCCGAGGACCTGGACGACTGGGCCGCGGCGGGCTGTACGGGGTGGAGTGCGGCCGAGCTCTTCCCGCTCTACCGGCGGCTGGAGAACAACGACGCCCCCGGCGAGCATCACGGCCGCACCGGCCCGGTGAAGCTCCGTACGCTCAAGAGCGACGACCCGTGCGGTACGGCCCTGCTGGAGGCCTGCGCCCAGGAGGGCATCCCGACGACGCCCTTCAACTCGGGCCGGACCGTCGTCCGGGGCGCGAGCTGGTTCCAGATCAACTCCGACGAGAACAACATCCGGCAGTCGTCGTCGGTCGCGTATCTGCACCCGATCCTCGGCAAGCGTCCGAATCTCGACGTACGGACCGGGGTGCGCGCCAAGAGGCTCGTGCTGGACGGGCGGCGCTGTGTGGGCGCCGAGTATCTGGACCCGGACCTGATCCACACCCGGACGGTACGGGCCAGGCGTGAGGTGATCGTGTCCTGCGGCTCGATCGACAGCGCGAAACTGCTGATGCTGTCGGGCATCGGGCCCGCCGGGCATCTGCGCGAGGTGGGCGTCGACGTGGTGGTGGACGCGGCCGGCGTCGGCGAGAACCTCCAGGACCATCCCGAGGGCGTCATCATGTGGGACTCCAAGCAGCCGATGACGACCACCTCAAGCCAGTGGTGGGAGGCGGGCATCTTCTACGACACCGAACCGGGTCTCGACCGGCCCGACCTGATGTTCCACTACGGGTCGGTGCCGTTCGACATGAACACCGCGCGGTGGGGCTATCCGACCTCCGAGAACGCGTTCTGTCTCACGCCGAACGTCACCCGCGCGAAGTCGCGCGGCACGGTACGGCTGCGGACCCGCGACTACCGGGACAAGCCGAGGGTCGATCCGCGGTACTTCACGCACGAGCACGACGCGCGCGTGATGACGTACGGGCTGAAGCTGGCCCGGCGGATCGCCTCGCAGCCCGCGCTGAGCGGGTGGGCGGGGGCCGAGCTGGCCCCGGGTCCTGACGTCCGCACGGACGACGAGCTGCTCGACTACATCCACAAGACCCACAACACCGTCTACCACCCGTCGTGCACGGTGAAGATGGGGGCGGAGGGGGATGCTTCCGCCCCGCTCGACCCGCGGCTGCGGGTCAAGGGGGTGGAGCGGCTGCGGGTCGCGGACGGGTCGGTGATGCCGGATCTTGTGAGCGTGAATCCGTGCATCACGACGATGATGATCGGCGAGAAATGCGCCGACCTTCTGAAGGAGGACGCCCTCTAG